CGGACCACGCGCGCCACTTCCTCGGCCTCGGCGAAGCGGCCGGCCGGGATGGTGGAGAGGTAGTTCTTCTGGGTCTCCTCGGGGAGCTCGGCCGTCATGTCCGTGTTGATGAAGCCGGGGGCGACTACGTTCGCCGTGATGCCGCGCGATCCGAGTTCACGGGTCAGCGAGCGGGCCATGCCGACGAGTCCGGACTTGGAGGCCGAGTAGTTGATCTGCCCGGGCGAGCCGTACAGGCCGACCACGGAGGAGATGAACACCACACGGCCCTTGCGCAGGCGGATCATGCCCTTGATGGCGCGCTTGAGCACGCGGAAGGAGCCGGTGAGGTTCGTGTCGAGCACGGAGGTGAAGTCGTCCTCGCTCATACGGAGCAGCAGCGTGTCCTTGGTGATGCCGGCGTTGGCGACCAGGACTTCCACGGGACCGTGAGCCTCTTCCACCTGCTTGAACGCGGCATCGAGGGAGGCCTCGTCGGTGACGTCCGCCTGGACGCCGAGGATCCCCTCGGGAAGTTCCGTGGCGGTCCGGTACGTCACCGCGACCTTGTCACCATTGGCCAGGAACTCCTGGGCGATGGCCAGTCCGATGCCCCGGTTTCCACCGGTGACCAGGACGCTGCGGCCCGTGGTGCTCTGCTCACTCATGCACGCTCTCGCTTCCATACTCATCATTCGATGATTCGACACTCATCCATCGAAACGTCTTTCGATACGGATTGCATCCTATCGGTCCGCTCGTTTTTGGGCTCATGGCACACGGTGCGAGAATGGATGTGAAGCATATTGGAGCGTGAGTGAGAACCGTGACGAACCAGCAAGGCGGAGGCCGGCACCCCCGGTCGGCCCAGAACGCCGAGGTCGTGAGCATCACCGACGCCGGTGCCGCGCATTCCGATGAGATCCGCTCCCGGATGATCAAGTACGCCGTCGCCATGGGCATCCGCATGGTCTGCCTCGGACTCCTGTTCGTGCTGGACGGCTGGTTCAAGCTCATCGCCGTGGCCGGCGCCGTCTTCCTGCCGTGGTTCGCGGTGATCATCGCCAATGGCGGCGACAAGGCGGAAACCCCCAGCGACCACCTGATCGGCACACCGTTGCAGGCCGCCCTTCCGGCCGAAGCCACGGAACCGGGCGACGGCATTTCGGAGGACACCGCCTCGTCCCCGGGCGACGACGGGGACGCAGGCCTGATCATCCAGGGCGAGATCGTCGAGCAGTCTCCGTCGGCTGAACCGTCCGCACACCCCAAGCCACATCCGGGGGACGCCGCATGAGCTTCTTCGACGCGCTGAGCCAGGCCGGCTCGGACCGGGGTACTCAGGCCGCCGCCGAGGCCATCTGCTCCCGCAAAGGCTGCCGAGCTCCCGCCGCGTGGCAGGTGCTCTGGAACAACCCGAAGATCCACACGCCGGAACGCCGGAAGATCTGGCTCGCCTGCCCGGAGCACCGCGACTGGCTGGAGGACTACCTCCGGCAGCGGTCCTTCTGGAAGGAGACCGTGCCGTTCGATCCCAGCCCCGAACCGACCGCGGAACCCGACACGCCAGGAGCACCGGCCTAGATGTACCGTTTCCTCTTCTCCCGCCGCTGGATGGGGTACTTCGTCCTGGCCATCGTCTTCGCGATCGCCTGTGTGCTCCTGGGCCGCTGGCAGATGGACCGCCGGGCCGAGACCCAGGCCAACATCAACCGGATCGTCACCAACTACAACTCCGCTCCGGTCGCCTTCAGCGAGGCGAAGCCGCTGTTCGAGCACATGGACACCGCCCGCGAGTGGTCCCAGGTGAAGCTCCGCGGCAGCTACGTGCCGCAGGACCAGCTGATCGTGCGGAACCGGACCCTCAACGGGCAGCCCGGTTATCAGGTGCTGGTGCCGTTCCGGGTGGATTCCGGCGACACCGTGATCGTGGACCGCGGCTTCCTTCCCATCGGGAACAAGGAGAACGGGCGGCCGGACTCGATTCCGGACGCGCCTCGCGGCGACGTGACCGTCGTGGTGCGGCTGCGGCCGTCGGAGCCGGCCCTGGACCGCGGCGCGCCGTCCGGGCAGATCGCCTCGATCGACCTCAACCAGTACGCAGGACAGGTCAAGTACCCGCTGCTCACGGGCGCCTACGGCCGCATGGCCTCCGAGTCCCCCGCGCCCGCCGTGGCCCCGATGCAGCTGCCGATGCCCGACACGGACGAAGGCACACACCTTTCGTACTCACTCCAGTGGTTCGCCTTCGGCGTGCTCATGATCCTCGGCTTCGGCTATGCGGCCCGTCAGCAGGCCAAGAACGACGCCCTGGATGCGGAGGACGCCGAGCTCGCGCGAGCCGCTGCGGCGGCCGGTGAGACGCCCGACGACGGCGGCCAGGGCACCGGCGAGGCCGGCGCGGAGTCCGCGGCAGGCGCCGCCGCGGTGCTGCCGTCGTCGCACACCGCGGCGAAGTACTGGCGTCAGAACCGCAAGAAGGCTGAGCGCAAGACCGCCGAGCGGCGTGCCGCCGGACGCCGCAGCGCCGAGGACGAGGAAGACGCGATCCTCGACGCGCAGGGCTTCAAGTAAGCGGCGCTTCAGGCCCCATACAGAAAATCCCCGGCCTTCCGGACATTCCCCTGCGCTTCGGCGGAGGGGAAAGTCCGGAGGACCGGGGATTTCGTCATCAAGCAGCCTGCCCAGAAGCTCAGGCGAGCGTAATCAGATCCAGGTAGTCGGCGTTCCAGAGGTCCTCGACACCGTCCGGAAGCAGCACCACGCGCTCCGGATTGAGGGCCTCGACCGCGCCCTCATCGTGGGAGACCAGCACGACGGCGCCCTGGTAGTTGGCGAGGGCGCCGAGGATCTCGGCGCGGCTGGCCGGGTCCAGGTTGTTGGTGGGCTCGTCGAGGAGCAGCACATTGGCGCTGGACGCCACGATGGTCGCCAGGGCCAGACGCGTCTTCTCGCCACCGGAGAGCACGCCGGCCGGCTTGTCGACGTCGTCGCCCACGAACAGGAACGAGCCGAGGATGCTGCGCACCTCGGTGTCGGTCATGTGCTGAGGAGCGGCGGACCGCATGTTCTCCAGGACCGTCCGGTCGTGGTCGAGCGTCTCGTGTTCCTGGGCGTAGTAGCCGATCTTGAGCCCGTGTCCGGCAATGACCTCGCCCGTGTCCGGCGCGTCGACGCCCGCGAGCATGCGCAGGAGCGTCGTCTTGCCGGCGCCGTTGAGGCCGAGCACCACGACGCGTGAGCCGCGGTCGATGGCCAGGTCCACGTCCGTGAAGATCTCGAGCGAGCCGTACGACTTGCTCAGGCCCTCCGCGGTCAGCGGGGTCTTGCCGCAGGGCGCGGGCTCGGGGAAGCGCAGCGCGGCCACGCGATCCGCGGCGCGCACGTCCTCCAGGCCGCCCAGCATCCGCTCGGCGCGCTTGATCATGTTCTGCGCGGCCGTGGCCTTGGAGGCCTTGGCGCGCATCTTGTTGGCCTGGTCGAGCAGGACGGAGGCCTTCTTCTCGGCGTTCGCACGCTCACGACGGCGGGCGCGCTCGTCCGTCTCGCGCTGCTGGAGGTAACGCTTCCAGCCCATGTTGTAGTAGTCGATCGTCGAGCGGTTCGCGTCGAGGTGGTAGACCTTGTTGACGGTCGCCTCGAGGAGCTCCACGTCGTGGCTGATCACGATCAGGCCGCCCTGATGGCTCTTGAGGAAGTCCCGCAGCCAGGCGATCGAGTCGGCGTCGAGGTGGTTGGTGGGCTCGTCGAGCAGCATGGTGTCCGCACCGGAGAACAGGATGCGGGCGAGCTCCACACGACGGCGCTGACCACCGGAGAGCGTCTTGAGCGGCTGGTTGAGGATGCGCTCGGGCAGGGCCAGGTTCGCGGAGATCGTGGCGGCCTCGGACTCGGCGGCGTATCCGCCGCCGGCCAGGAACTCGGCTTCCAGACGGTCGTACCGGTTCATGGCCTTGCGGTGGACGGCCTCGTCCTCGCTGGCCATCTCCTCCTGCGCCTTCTTGAGCTTTCGCGTGATGACGTCCAGGCCACGGGCGGAGAGGATCCGGTCCCGGGCGAACTGCTCCATGTCCGGCGTGCGGGGGTCCTGCGGCAGGTAGCCGATCTCGCCGGCGCTCGTCACAGTGCCACCGGCCGGAACGCCTTCACCTGCGAGGACGCGGGTCAGGGTGGTCTTGCCGGCGCCGTTGCGGCCGACCAGCCCGATCTTGTCACCCTTGTCGATGCGGAACGTCACCTGGTCCATGAGCAGGCGCGCGCCAGCGCGCAATTCGAGGTCTTGGACGCTGATCACGAGAGTGCCTTCCGAAGGGTGCGTGGGAGTGGCCGATTCGGTGTCCACGACGGACACGACACACCAGGAGTGCGGGAGGGGCCTCATCGATTCTACCGGTTCCTGTCTCACGCCCTTCACGCCGGTCTGTCCGGCCTCCCCCGCACGCACTGTGGAATCCCACCACCCGTTCCCGATTCCCTT
The nucleotide sequence above comes from Arthrobacter woluwensis. Encoded proteins:
- a CDS encoding beta-ketoacyl-ACP reductase; this translates as MSEQSTTGRSVLVTGGNRGIGLAIAQEFLANGDKVAVTYRTATELPEGILGVQADVTDEASLDAAFKQVEEAHGPVEVLVANAGITKDTLLLRMSEDDFTSVLDTNLTGSFRVLKRAIKGMIRLRKGRVVFISSVVGLYGSPGQINYSASKSGLVGMARSLTRELGSRGITANVVAPGFINTDMTAELPEETQKNYLSTIPAGRFAEAEEVARVVRWISSDEAAYISGAVIPVDGGLGMGH
- a CDS encoding DUF3099 domain-containing protein, with protein sequence MRTVTNQQGGGRHPRSAQNAEVVSITDAGAAHSDEIRSRMIKYAVAMGIRMVCLGLLFVLDGWFKLIAVAGAVFLPWFAVIIANGGDKAETPSDHLIGTPLQAALPAEATEPGDGISEDTASSPGDDGDAGLIIQGEIVEQSPSAEPSAHPKPHPGDAA
- a CDS encoding SURF1 family cytochrome oxidase biogenesis protein; the encoded protein is MYRFLFSRRWMGYFVLAIVFAIACVLLGRWQMDRRAETQANINRIVTNYNSAPVAFSEAKPLFEHMDTAREWSQVKLRGSYVPQDQLIVRNRTLNGQPGYQVLVPFRVDSGDTVIVDRGFLPIGNKENGRPDSIPDAPRGDVTVVVRLRPSEPALDRGAPSGQIASIDLNQYAGQVKYPLLTGAYGRMASESPAPAVAPMQLPMPDTDEGTHLSYSLQWFAFGVLMILGFGYAARQQAKNDALDAEDAELARAAAAAGETPDDGGQGTGEAGAESAAGAAAVLPSSHTAAKYWRQNRKKAERKTAERRAAGRRSAEDEEDAILDAQGFK
- a CDS encoding ABC-F family ATP-binding cassette domain-containing protein; this encodes MISVQDLELRAGARLLMDQVTFRIDKGDKIGLVGRNGAGKTTLTRVLAGEGVPAGGTVTSAGEIGYLPQDPRTPDMEQFARDRILSARGLDVITRKLKKAQEEMASEDEAVHRKAMNRYDRLEAEFLAGGGYAAESEAATISANLALPERILNQPLKTLSGGQRRRVELARILFSGADTMLLDEPTNHLDADSIAWLRDFLKSHQGGLIVISHDVELLEATVNKVYHLDANRSTIDYYNMGWKRYLQQRETDERARRRERANAEKKASVLLDQANKMRAKASKATAAQNMIKRAERMLGGLEDVRAADRVAALRFPEPAPCGKTPLTAEGLSKSYGSLEIFTDVDLAIDRGSRVVVLGLNGAGKTTLLRMLAGVDAPDTGEVIAGHGLKIGYYAQEHETLDHDRTVLENMRSAAPQHMTDTEVRSILGSFLFVGDDVDKPAGVLSGGEKTRLALATIVASSANVLLLDEPTNNLDPASRAEILGALANYQGAVVLVSHDEGAVEALNPERVVLLPDGVEDLWNADYLDLITLA